One part of the Vanessa tameamea isolate UH-Manoa-2023 chromosome 8, ilVanTame1 primary haplotype, whole genome shotgun sequence genome encodes these proteins:
- the LOC113396240 gene encoding T-box transcription factor TBX6-like → MMMDQAHFGEYLLRQQMLHAASLSSLQHRVGADAEPPACEARLLNGDLWRRFHDIGTEMIITKGGRRMFPSLRVSLSGLDPREEYCVLLELSLVGRRRWRWAGGAWAAAGGAEPQSPRRLMLHPDSPAPGHHWTANPVSFSKLKLTNNTMDAQGHMVLTSMHKYRPRVLVVRARDAAALAWGAPHASFSFPETEFIAVTAYQNDRITKLKIDNNPFAKGFRACGQSKCKRKNVEPENGSTEAQNESSDAKRPCSDAASSCSEEGSLRSSSPRSPPLVESPAPLVASPENISPPEHPTFYPPELPYMHPLHMPMPLGMWPTNTIPGGFLGSSWSSVPPPPPSFPTPSNPPAPCRRIKSFTISALLGEG, encoded by the exons ATGATGATGGATCAGGCACACTTCGGAGAATATCTTCTGAGGCAGCAAATGTTGCACGCCGCGTCTCTGAGTAGTCTAc AGCACCGTGTTGGCGCAGACGCAGAACCGCCCGCGTGTGAGGCGCGGCTTCTCAACGGCGATCTCTGGAGACGTTTCCATGATATCGGCACTGAGATGATTATCACTAAAGGAGGAAg acgCATGTTCCCATCGCTGCGTGTATCTCTCAGCGGTCTCGACCCTCGCGAGGAGTACTGCGTGTTGTTGGAACTATCATTGGTTGGGCGTCGGCGTTGGCGTTGGGCGGGTGGAGCATGGGCGGCCGCTGGAGGTGCTGAACCTCAGTCACCGCGTCGCCTCATGTTACACCCAGACTCGCCAGCTCCAGGACACCACTGGACAGCGAATCCTGTATCATTCAGCAAGCTTAAACTGACTAATAACACAATGGACGCACAAGGCCAC aTGGTACTAACGTCCATGCACAAGTACCGACCACGCGTGTTAGTTGTGCGCGCTCGTGACGCCGCAGCCTTGGCCTGGGGCGCGCCGCACGCCTCATTTTCATTCCCTGAGACTGAATTCATTGCCGTCACTGCCTACCAG AACGACCGAATAACGAAGTTGAAAATCGATAATAATCCCTTCGCAAAAGGTTTCCGCGCGTGCGGTCAATCAAAATGCAAAAGGAAGAACGTCGAACCAGAAAATGGTAGCACAGAAGCACAGAACGAATCCTCGGACGCCAAACGCCCATGTTCTGATGCTGCGTCTTCCTGCTCAGAGGAAGGAAGCCTGCGTTCATCTTCACCACGGTCGCCACCACTAGTCGAGTCACCAGCTCCACTTGTCGCTTCGCCAGAGAACATAAGCCCCCCTGAACATCCTACATTCTACCCGCCAGAACTACCATACATGCACCCCCTACATATGCCAATGCCTTTAGGGATGTGGCCCACGAATACTATCCCCGGTGGCTTCTTGGGATCCTCGTGGAGTTCAGTACCCCCACCGCCTCCCAGTTTTCCGACGCCCTCAAACCCGCCGGCACCCTGTCGACGTATTAAAAGCTTTACAATCAGCGCACTTCTCGGTGAAGGCTGA